A window of the Citrus sinensis cultivar Valencia sweet orange chromosome 9, DVS_A1.0, whole genome shotgun sequence genome harbors these coding sequences:
- the LOC102617271 gene encoding serine/threonine-protein kinase ZRK1-like has protein sequence MNCLLRKIKRSEREKTKIYVMRNGEMFLEKLIKSCNNKRNPLHCYCAEELMSATNNYDKHKVIKTGMSYELYKGFLQDHPVSVMKFFEDFDYAKAYCFNNIVYASQMIHKNVLRLVGCCLETQNPILVFESAEYGTLADRIYHPRQPHFEPLPWTLRLKIAMEIAYAIAYLHVGFSRPTVFRKLEPSNILLDEQNVAKVFDFSFSVSIPEGETHITDWLLGTFGHIAPEYVTNGDCNEKCDVYSFGMLLLELLTGQRAVDRSRRQEIEDEYFLGDHVRLYIERSRFNEIIDAVIVGDGLCSATEQKVQAFTKLAFSCLSVSAEDRPTMVDVARKLRLMHRSER, from the coding sequence ATGAATTGTTTACTGAGAAAGATCAAGCGTTCGGAGAGGGAAAAAACGAAAATATATGTGATGAGAAACGGAGAAATGTTTCTGGagaaattgatcaaatcttgTAATAACAAACGCAACCCCCTTCATTGTTATTGTGCTGAAGAGCTCATGTCAGCAACAAACAATTATGACAAACACAAAGTTATAAAAACTGGAATGAGCTATGAATTATACAAGGGTTTTCTGCAAGACCATCCCGTTTCTGTCATGAAGTTCTTTGAAGACTTTGATTATGCAAAGGCATACTGTTTTAATAACATTGTATACGCATCACAAATGattcacaaaaatgttttGAGGTTGGTTGGATGCTGTTTGGAGACTCAAAATCCTATTTTGGTTTTCGAAAGTGCCGAGTATGGAACTCTTGCTGATCGTATTTATCATCCTCGTCAACCCCATTTTGAGCCCTTACCATGGACACTGAGGCTAAAGATTGCAATGGAGATAGCTTATGCAATTGCTTATCTTCATGTTGGATTCTCCAGGCCAACCGTTTTCAGAAAGCTTGAACCTTCCAATATTTTATTGGATGAGCAAAATGTTGCAAAagtgtttgatttttcattttccgtGTCTATTCCGGAGGGTGAAACCCACATAACCGATTGGTTGTTGGGAACATTTGGACATATTGCTCCTGAATATGTTACTAATGGTGATTGCAATGAGAAGTGTGATGTTTATAGTTTTGGCATGTTGCTGCTTGAGCTTTTAACTGGACAGAGGGCTGTTGATCGATCCAGACgtcaagaaattgaagatgaatattttttgGGTGATCACGTGAGGTTATACATTGAAAGGAGTAGGTTCAATGAGATAATAGATGCCGTAATTGTTGGAGACGGATTATGCTCCGCAACAGAGCAGAAGGTGCAAGCTTTTACCAAGCTGGCCTTCAGTTGTCTATCTGTATCAGCAGAAGATAGACCAACAATGGTTGATGTGGCGAGAAAACTTAGACTAATGCATCGTTCTGAAAGGTAA